A part of Drosophila bipectinata strain 14024-0381.07 chromosome 3L, DbipHiC1v2, whole genome shotgun sequence genomic DNA contains:
- the Notum gene encoding palmitoleoyl-protein carboxylesterase NOTUM, whose translation MADEQIANMAAKEAEEATNKWIKARSTSAQQMPLLLLTVMVLATLSHLPARTEASMDSFGVASPSLDKDPLRETSMNMIQRNYMVMHSASGSTTSGDHSRSLKRANLVNTNITCNDGTHAGFYLRKQPSSKKWIVFLEGGWHCYDLRSCRARWMRLRHLMTSSQWPETRDVGGILSPHPEENPYWHNANHVLIPYCSSDSWSGTRTEPVTTDPENSWRFMGALILRQVIAELIPVGLGRVPGGELLLVGSSAGGLGVMLNLDRIRNFLVNEKKLQITVRGVSDSGWFLDREPYTPAAVASSEAVRQGWKLWQGLLPEDCTKAHPTEPWRCYFGYRLYPTLKTPLFVFQWLFDEAQMRADNVGAPVTPQQWNYIHEMGGALRSSLDNVSAVFAPSCIGHAVLSKRDWVNIKIDDISLPSALRCWEHSTRRKRHDKQVKRSTEASTAVSSPSQSTHPNSQRHQRHQRQRQQKQKQNNVARTENQRRHNHLSKEEREERKRLRQEQRQRRKQRRRQQQRRQEQKNKKNNNSPKSNTGSEPHKQRRRQQLTPEQRQEQRKLRRKAQQQNMESNMQQEQPLGVALEAEEPQKRRSSNNASASTKSKRRQRVPRVPEKCASRLLERCSWPQCNHSCPTLTNPLTGEEMRFLELLTSFGLDIEAVAAALGVDMHTLNNMERTELVSLLTQQVS comes from the exons atgccgctgctgctgttaACTGTGATGGTTTTGGCCACGTTAAGTCACCTGCCTGCCAGGACGGAAGCCAGCATGGACAGCTTCGGAGTGGCCAGCCCTAGCCTGGACAAGGATCCATTGCGGGAGACCAGCATGAATATGATCCAGCGTAACTACATGGTGATGCACTCGGCCAGTGGCTCTACCACTTCCGGGGATCACAGTCGCTCCCTGAAACGGGCCAATCTGGTCAACACCAACATCACCTGCAACGATGGCACCCATGCCGGCTTCTACTTGAGGAAGCAGCCCAGTTCCAAGAAGTGGATCGTCTTTCTGGAGGGTGGCTGGCATTGCTACGATCTGAGGTCCTGCCGAGCACGTTGGATGCGACTGAGGCACCTCATGACTTCCTCCCAGTGGCCAGAGACGAGAGATG TTGGTGGCATTTTATCCCCACATCCCGAGGAGAATCCCTACTGGCACAATGCCAATCATGTCCTAATTCCATACTGCAGCAGTGACTCCTGGTCTGGCACTCGCACTGAGCCAGTTACCACGGATCCGGAGAACAGCTGGCGCTTCATGGGTGCTCTGATCCTCCGGCAAGTAATTGCAGAACTCATACCAGTGGGCTTGGGTCGAGTTCCTGGTGGCGAACTCCTCCTAGTCGGCTCCTCAGCTGGAGGGCTAGGTGTGATGCTGAACTTGGATAGGATCCGTAACTTTTTGGTGAACGAAAAGAAGTTGCAGATCACCGTGCGAGGTGTGAGTGATTCGGGTTGGTTCCTGGACAGAGAGCCCTATACCCCAGCGGCGGTGGCCTCCAGCGAGGCAGTACGCCAGGGCTGGAAGCTGTGGCAGGGATTGCTGCCGGAGGACTGCACCAAAGCCCATCCCACAGAGCCCTGGAGATGCTACTTTGGCTACAGACTGTACCCCACTCTAAAAA cTCCCCTGTTTGTGTTCCAATGGCTCTTCGATGAGGCCCAAATGCGAGCCGATAATGTGGGAGCTCCCGTGACACCCCAGCAGTGGAACTACATCCACGAAATGGGCGGAGCCCTGCGCTCCTCGCTGGATAATGTGAGTGCCGTGTTCGCGCCAAGCTGTATTGGCCATGCCGTGTTGTCCAAAAGGGACTGGGTCAACATCAAAATAGACGACATATCCCTGCCCTCGGCTCTGCGTTGCTGGGAGCACTCCACGCGCCGCAAGAGACACGACAAGCAGGTCAAGCGATCCACGGAGGCCTCCACAGCGGTGTCCAGTCCGTCGCAGTCAACCCATCCGAATAGCCAAAGACACCAGAGGCATCAGCGCCAGCGGCAGCAGAAACAGAAGCAGAACAATGTGGCACGAACGGAAAACCAGCGGAGGCACAACCACCTCAGCAAGGAGGAGCGCGAGGAGCGGAAGCGTCTGCGTCAGGAGCAGCGGCAGCGACGCAAGCAGCGCCGTCGACAGCAGCAGCGCCGCCAGGAgcagaaaaataagaaaaacaacaacagccccAAGTCGAACACTGGCAGCGAGCCCCACAAGCAGCGACGTCGGCAGCAACTGACTCCGGAGCAGCGGCAGGAGCAGCGCAAGCTCAGACGCAAGGCGCAGCAGCAGAACATGGAGTCCAACATGCAACAGGAGCAGCCCCTGGGTGTGGCCCTGGAGGCGGAGGAGCCCCAGAAACGAAGATCCTCCAACAACGCCTCGGCCAGCACCAAGTCGAAAAGAAGACAGAGGGTGCCACGGGTGCCGGAGAAGTGTGCCTCCCGTCTGCTGGAACGCTGCAGTTGGCCGCAATGCAACCACTCCTGCCCCACCCTGACCAATCCTCTGACCGGCGAGGAGATGCGCTTCCTGGAGCTGCTCACATCCTTCGGCCTGGACATCGAGGCAGTGGCCGCCGCCCTGGGCGTGGATATGCACACGCTGAACAACATGGAGCGGACGGAGCTGGTGAGCCTGCTAACACAGCAGGTTAGCTAG